agattttcgtcctttgcgggggcggaagggggtgtggcgaaattttgacacaaaacggtcaaggtccgatatcacacgagtgtggataccaaatttggctgctctggctcttataggttctgagatccttgaactcatattttgcaataggcaaaaccgaccatgaaacctgtgtgttagagagagacagagcgagaaagaatgaaattgttttcttgattttggctataataattatacgatctggttcagattttgcactctagaagatatagttatcctctacgattctgcgttttcagttttctcgtatctctgaatttgtggatgccacagattttcgccctttgtgggagcggaagtgggcggggcaaagttttgaaatatttttgtagcagtgacaaatcacagaagtctggatccaaaacatcgttgctctagctcttattgtctttgagcactaggcgctgatagggacggacagacggacggacggacagacggacagacggacagacggacagacagacagacagacagggctcaatcgactcggctattgatgctgatcaagaatatatatactttatggggtcggaaacgattccttctggacgttacacacatccattttcaccacaaatctaatataccccaatactcattttgagtatcgggtataaaatgGAAACATAAACTATTTTAAAATTCTTTAGGTgtaaaactaaaactaaaacgAAACTAAGTATAAGAATGAAAATTAGAATAAGAAATTAGCGGTGGTGGTTCTCTCCTTTTCTATGTTTTTAAATGTCCAAATGTTTACATGTTATAGCCGTATGACATTAGACTTTGCTAACTAGCTGCGATTGCGTGCTTGCACCAGGTCCCTTGGCGCAGTGTCCAGCAATGAAGAGTTTGAGGCGGCGAATGTATCTTACCAGAGCTATGGCTGAGGTCAACACTCCATGCCATTCCATTGTTGACCCAGGCCGGCGGCGTTGTTCGGACGCTCGCAATGAATGTCATTTGGATTAAGCGTTGGATATGTTTTTAATTTATTGTGTATACAATACAAGGTCTGCTCCTCTGGGTTAAGTGGTGTATATGTATAGGGGGGTTATCTTGGCATGCTTATCGAAGCATTCCCATCGCTTCCGCAGGCCACGTGCCGCGTCTCACGCTCCGTCCGCCGAGGAGGAGATCTCCTGGCTCTACTTCTTCTCTTCCTCAACCACTTAGTTCAGCTTGAACTGGCTGGGCTCGGTGCCGGCATGGAGAACCAGAAACTCGGGCGTCATTGGGGCATTAAGGGTGACCCATGCCTTGGGAACGCCGGCATCATCGCGGGCCGATTGCAGGGCTTGCTGCAGGGCAAAGGCCACCGCGATAGACAAGCAGATGGCGGGTTCACCGGTAGCTGAAAAACGAGAAATTTTACTTACTTGGATTTCAAAAGGAACATGTGCTTATAAGCTCACCTTTTGACCTCATAAAGCCCGCTTTGTTGGGGCTCTTAGGCAGCAGCTCAATGCGAAGATCCACGGGAATGTCCTTGGCGCCCGGAGGCTTGTACGTCCAGGTGCGGTTCGTGAGGCATTCGCCGGTCTGATTATCCACTACAATCTGCTCGCTAGTCCAGTAGCCAAGGCCCATCATGAAGGCGCCTTCGATCTGGCCGATGTCCACATTGGGATTCAGACTCTCGCCCGTGTCCTCCAGGAGATCCACCCGGTTGACCAGATAGTTGCCCGTGAGCACATCAAACTCCACCTCCGTTAGACAGAGCCCGCAAACCGAGTACGGGTCCATGTCACCCTGCTTGCACTGGTCGCTGGCAATGAGATTGATCTTCCGGTTGTACGCTTCGTTGATCAGCTGCTGCCAGTCGGAGGGCTTCAGCTCCTCCTTGACCGGTTCCAGACGAGAATTCAGTGTCTCGCAGGCCTTGCGCACGGCATAGCAGAGGGTCTCGCTGCCAACGGCACCTCCAGTGACCATTGAGTTCGCTCCATTGATAGTGTCGCTGGCTTCAATGCGCACCTGTTCCATGGGAATGCCCAGAGTATGGGCCACCACCTGGGATATCTTGGTGTTCATGCCTGGAATGGATCACATCAGTCTTAAGAAACGGAACAGTTTAATGGATCTGCAACACTCACCTTGTCCCATTTCTATGCCTCCGTGGGAAACAACCACAGTGCCATCGCTGTGATAGATAGCTACCGTCGCCGGGTACTGTCCGAAGTACCCGATCTGGTACTCCATGATGCACAGACCCAATCCACGCTTGCGCCACCGATTCTCTTTGTTGTAGGCAATAATATCCGAACGACGATCCTTATAAAGGGTGCTCTTTAGGAATCCAGGCATCATTTCTCCCATTTTGTGGGCGGGCAGCATGTTGGCATATCGCACGTCTGCAGGATCCTGCCCCGTCTCGAAGGCGATGTGCTCGATGATATTTTCTATCATGGCAATGCCTTCCACGGACCCAGGAGCCCGACACGGAGTGTTGCTGGGAGCGTCCGTGTAGACAAGGAAACCATCCAACTTGAAGTTATCGCTGAATTCGTAGCAGTTCTTGGACAGCATTACCACGTGCCCCATGGGGGACTCGTTCGACAAGTAGCCTGCATCCTCGAAGAAGCGACTGACGATACCCACGATCTTGCCGGACTTCTGAACGAAGAAGTCATAGTCACAATGGAAGGCCCACCGTTTGCCTATGGTAGTCATGATTGACTCGAGCGACTGGACCATGCGCACGGGACGATTGAGCTTGTTCGCAGCGACAGAAGCGGCCGCAGCGGCGAGGTTGCAGCGGGTGGCCTTTCCTCCgtatccgcctccgatacggcGAGTCTTTACCTGCACCTCGTTGGCTTTCAGTTTAAGGATGTTGGCGATGACGTCCTGCGAAAGATCCATCCACTGGGTGGCTACATACACCTGCAGGCCGCCCTCGAAGGGCACTGCTACCGTAGTCTGCGGCTCCATGTAGTAGTGGTACTGCAGACCCATGTCCAGCTGACCGGAGGAGCTCAGATCAAAGTGCTCCCCCTCCAAGTCGAGGTTGTCCAGAGTTGACTTGACCTTTTGCTCCAAGCGCTCGCTAGATGAGGCTCCCACCTTGTCCAGCACATGCTTCAGACTGGGTAGCACTTCCTTGGCACCTCCTTTGTAGCTCAACTTCACCAATACTGCGGCGCGATGAGCCAGGGCGTTGGTATTGGCAACGATTATGCCGACGGGCTGGTTGTAGAATTTGATCTCGCCAGTGGCAAAAAGCTCCTCGTCTTGAGCAAAGAAAAACTGGTCACGGGTCTTAGGTCCAATGTAGTTAGGTCCCGGTATGTCCTTGGCATCCAAATAGGCCACCACTCCGGGCAGAGCCAGCGCTGGCTGGGGATCCACCATCGTGACCTTAGCACCCACTTTCTTTGCTGTGACAAAGGCCGCCCACACCTGATTGTGTTGAGTGGGAAGATCGTTGGCGTAGGTTGCTTCGCCGGAGCACTGGATGAGGCCCTCGTGCTTCTCCGTGGCCTTGGTCACCGGATAGTGTTCCTGGAAGGTCTCGAAGTTCTGCTTTCCACTCGACACCGGGCGCTGCAGCAAGGATCCGCCCAGAGCGAAGCGACTGCCAACTCCCTGTTTCCTCTGGGCGGCGGTCTTCAGCAGGAACTTGTAGAAGAGGCCACAGGCAAGCTTGCGTCGGTACACGGGTGAGGCATCGGGCAGCACCTCATCAGGTTGCAGAAGAGTCGATAGTTGGCCAAAGGCCTTCTCCACCAGTCCATTTTCATAGGGATTGCGTCCCAAAAGCAGTTTCTCAATGGCAGTGGCATGGACAAACTCCGGGTTGATGCCGCCAAAGCAAATGCGAGCGGTCTTCACTTTGGAGACGTTGTCCAACTCGAGGAGAAAAGCGGCATTGACATAGGCATGGGCATTCTGGGCACGAGGCATGATCTAAGGGTAGGAAAAAGGTTGAGATTCAAAGCATTGAAGATAGATCCGTGATAGATCTCACCTTGTAGGAGTCAAACAGGAAACGATCCTTGGGGTAAGCGGGCAGCACAAATCCTCGTATGATCTTGCCCTCCATCGGCGTCTTCAGATAGCTGGCGAGGCTCACAGTTGCCTGTTTAGCCACCGACTCCTGGACAATCACCTGTGCGTCCAGGGCCTCGAGGACAATGAACACGTCCGAGGGGAACTCTGGGTGCGCATGCTTGATAGCCAGATTGCCCGCCAAGGTGCCGGCCTGGGTTAATGCAAAGCAAATTGATGGAAAACAGCATGAGAGTCGAATTAGGTGACCCATGCCAATGCCCATGATAAGATAATTCGAGTGGTTGGAGAACCAGCTTACATCTTATCAGGCAGATAACATGACAATTGTCGACTTACATTGCGCACGGGAACGTTGGCAATCCAATCGAGATGTTGCCACACCTGCGACAAGTACTCGAAGCCACGGGTCTTCTCCAGCTGGCGGCAAATGTCCATGGTTTCTGTGAGGCTCAGGTTTCCCCCAAGCGTAAGGGAGGAGGAATCAACTGCCAGCTTGTGTTCCTTGAGGTCTGCCAAGGCCCCGACATCGATGAACGCCTTGATGTCCGCACTGCGCCTGTACACCCCGTGAGCCGTGTTGCCGGCCACCAGCATGACGGGCAGCTTCTCTTTGACAGCGCTCTGCAGGACCTCAAATAGCTGGCTCAGGCTCTCCGGCCAGCTCCAGCGGCTGCCGTCCAGGTAGACCTGACTGCCCTTGGGCGACTGCTTCTTGCAGGTGCCGGCGCATAGCTCGCCCGTCTTGGGGCACTGCTTTGTGCCCAGATCCTCGATGTCCGCACACTCCGCGGGCACCGCAATGTCGCTGTCCACCGCAAAGGACTTCATGGCATCCAGGATGGGGCGGTATCCAGTGCAGCGACAGATGTTGCCTCCGAAGGAGTTCTCCACCTCCGCCATGGTCACGCGACCCCCCTTCGACTTGAGCAGCCCGTACATGTTCATCACGATGCCCGGCGAGCAGTAGCCGCACTGGGTGCCGTTCATCTTGGCCAGCCGCTCCTGGATGGCGTGGTAGCCCACCCGCTTGTTGCCCAGACCCTCCGTTGTGGTCACCTCCAGTCCCAGGCAGGTGTTCAGCATCGTGAGGCACGAGTTTACGCCCCAAGTGCGCACCTCCCCCGTTTCCGGGTGGATGCCGGTCAGCGTGCACACGCAGACACCGCATCCGCCTTCCTGGCACATGAACTTTGTGCCCGTCAGACCGGCATTCTCTCGGATGAAAGTGTTGAGCGAGATGTCCGCAGGCAGGGCAGCCAGATTAACTGCGGGAGAGAAAATATTGTTTTAGATTAGCCGGAATTTATCTAATCTATCTAAACCACTCCAACATGTCAAAACCGTCTATAATTAGGTGAACTTTTATAGGACTACTACCAACTATAATATTAAGACACATCTTCTGGAAAAGAATGATGATAAAGATTTTCGACACGGTAAACCAGTTCATGAAAATTAACAGCAAATCTCACATAGACCTTGAAAATTATATGAGACCTATATTTTATAATTATCTAAAAAGTTTACCTCACAAATGAGTATACAAAAATCATGAAAATATTTTCATGATAACTACCTTAACGATATAATAAATACAAcgtaaacgagggggaacgttgtgagttgctgcggacaccgcaactctacagttatacccgatactatgtcagtatggctctcctgcg
This region of Drosophila miranda strain MSH22 chromosome 2, D.miranda_PacBio2.1, whole genome shotgun sequence genomic DNA includes:
- the LOC108156882 gene encoding indole-3-acetaldehyde oxidase, whose translation is MAGSITINGTSYEVNLAALPADISLNTFIRENAGLTGTKFMCQEGGCGVCVCTLTGIHPETGEVRTWGVNSCLTMLNTCLGLEVTTTEGLGNKRVGYHAIQERLAKMNGTQCGYCSPGIVMNMYGLLKSKGGRVTMAEVENSFGGNICRCTGYRPILDAMKSFAVDSDIAVPAECADIEDLGTKQCPKTGELCAGTCKKQSPKGSQVYLDGSRWSWPESLSQLFEVLQSAVKEKLPVMLVAGNTAHGVYRRSADIKAFIDVGALADLKEHKLAVDSSSLTLGGNLSLTETMDICRQLEKTRGFEYLSQVWQHLDWIANVPVRNAGTLAGNLAIKHAHPEFPSDVFIVLEALDAQVIVQESVAKQATVSLASYLKTPMEGKIIRGFVLPAYPKDRFLFDSYKIMPRAQNAHAYVNAAFLLELDNVSKVKTARICFGGINPEFVHATAIEKLLLGRNPYENGLVEKAFGQLSTLLQPDEVLPDASPVYRRKLACGLFYKFLLKTAAQRKQGVGSRFALGGSLLQRPVSSGKQNFETFQEHYPVTKATEKHEGLIQCSGEATYANDLPTQHNQVWAAFVTAKKVGAKVTMVDPQPALALPGVVAYLDAKDIPGPNYIGPKTRDQFFFAQDEELFATGEIKFYNQPVGIIVANTNALAHRAAVLVKLSYKGGAKEVLPSLKHVLDKVGASSSERLEQKVKSTLDNLDLEGEHFDLSSSGQLDMGLQYHYYMEPQTTVAVPFEGGLQVYVATQWMDLSQDVIANILKLKANEVQVKTRRIGGGYGGKATRCNLAAAAASVAANKLNRPVRMVQSLESIMTTIGKRWAFHCDYDFFVQKSGKIVGIVSRFFEDAGYLSNESPMGHVVMLSKNCYEFSDNFKLDGFLVYTDAPSNTPCRAPGSVEGIAMIENIIEHIAFETGQDPADVRYANMLPAHKMGEMMPGFLKSTLYKDRRSDIIAYNKENRWRKRGLGLCIMEYQIGYFGQYPATVAIYHSDGTVVVSHGGIEMGQGMNTKISQVVAHTLGIPMEQVRIEASDTINGANSMVTGGAVGSETLCYAVRKACETLNSRLEPVKEELKPSDWQQLINEAYNRKINLIASDQCKQGDMDPYSVCGLCLTEVEFDVLTGNYLVNRVDLLEDTGESLNPNVDIGQIEGAFMMGLGYWTSEQIVVDNQTGECLTNRTWTYKPPGAKDIPVDLRIELLPKSPNKAGFMRSKATGEPAICLSIAVAFALQQALQSARDDAGVPKAWVTLNAPMTPEFLVLHAGTEPSQFKLN